A region of Nitrospirota bacterium DNA encodes the following proteins:
- a CDS encoding type II toxin-antitoxin system mRNA interferase toxin, RelE/StbE family gives MRTLIWSNTFSRALKKFIKKQPNCKQDIANTLRLLTEDPFTPQLETHKLKGKLSGTWACSAGYDLRIIFDFVKGEKEKGDDDIFLIEIGTHDEVY, from the coding sequence ATGAGGACTCTTATATGGAGTAACACTTTTAGCCGGGCATTAAAGAAATTTATAAAAAAACAACCCAATTGTAAACAAGATATTGCAAACACCCTGAGACTTTTGACAGAAGACCCATTTACTCCTCAATTGGAAACGCATAAACTTAAAGGTAAACTTTCAGGTACATGGGCGTGCAGTGCAGGATATGATTTACGTATTATATTTGATTTTGTAAAGGGTGAGAAAGAAAAAGGAGATGATGATATTTTCCTGATAGAGATTGGTACACATGATGAGGTGTATTAA
- a CDS encoding response regulator, whose amino-acid sequence MNKREEEFHKRLLVTFRGEAQEHLRAISNGLLGLETPKPREEEAGVLETIFRACHTLKGAARAVNLTDIESICQSLEDIFDDWRHEGIKRSSETFNSLHKALESMNRRLSSMKADGTLIGEEELSRVAAGLSVLVKMPPIPESAEGGKPHPHLYPLPEGEDNSLPFKGRVRVGMGSLSHDTIKISTAKLNALLHKSEEMLAIKRTEGQRYSEVNDIYNTFDAFKRKMSAISPIEDTETSEYVVLQLKSIKNKLSALKKSARQADVIFTRAVDNLIDESKKAMMQSFSEITEGFPLLVRSVSHEQGKEVILKIQGEDVEVDRRILAEIKDPLIHIIRNCIDHGIEYPAVREANNKDRTGTISINISLKENSKVEIIISDNGKGIDIEKIKGTSIKNGLISRETAESLNDEDALSFIFHSGFSTSPLITSISGRGLGLAIVREKIDNLSGTVTVKSELNSGTAFSIIIPVTLATFRGILIRVNDQVFIVHSNNVLKVMMIKKDEIKTVENRECIVYNSRPVSYVRLKDILQIDTGKSIRPKSEYVTVLILKGMDINIAAGVDEIIEESEVLVKNLGTQLVRVRNVSVAAIMGTGRTVPVLNVSDLIRTALKNAVSALPVYPVMTTEVETEKLSILVAEDSITSRILLKNILESAGYNVRTAVDGVDAITMLKTEDFDLVVSDIEMPRMDGFGLCSKIRSDKKLAELPVVLVTALETREDREKGISVGANAYIVKSSFDQSNLIEVIRRLI is encoded by the coding sequence ATGAACAAGCGTGAAGAAGAGTTCCATAAGCGGTTGTTGGTTACCTTCAGGGGGGAGGCACAGGAGCATCTGAGGGCTATATCCAATGGCCTGCTTGGGCTTGAGACCCCCAAGCCGAGGGAAGAAGAAGCAGGGGTGCTTGAAACCATATTCCGTGCATGTCACACGCTCAAAGGGGCCGCAAGGGCTGTCAATTTAACAGATATTGAGTCCATCTGTCAGTCGCTGGAGGACATTTTTGATGACTGGAGACATGAGGGTATTAAGAGGTCTTCAGAAACGTTTAACTCATTACATAAGGCACTTGAATCAATGAACCGCCGGTTGTCCTCTATGAAAGCAGATGGGACATTGATAGGTGAAGAAGAATTATCCAGGGTTGCAGCGGGGTTGTCAGTGCTTGTGAAGATGCCGCCGATACCGGAGAGTGCGGAGGGCGGAAAACCCCACCCTCACCTTTATCCTCTCCCTGAGGGAGAGGATAATTCCCTCCCATTCAAGGGGAGGGTTAGGGTGGGGATGGGGTCACTCTCCCACGACACCATCAAAATCTCCACCGCAAAACTCAATGCCCTTCTCCACAAATCAGAAGAGATGCTGGCGATTAAGCGCACTGAGGGCCAGCGCTATTCAGAGGTTAATGATATTTACAATACATTTGATGCGTTTAAAAGAAAGATGTCTGCTATTTCACCAATAGAAGATACTGAAACTTCAGAATATGTAGTATTACAACTGAAGTCAATAAAAAACAAACTCTCAGCATTGAAAAAATCCGCCCGGCAGGCAGATGTAATATTTACCAGGGCAGTAGACAATCTCATTGATGAATCCAAGAAGGCAATGATGCAGTCGTTCTCTGAGATTACAGAGGGGTTTCCGTTACTTGTAAGGTCTGTCTCGCATGAACAGGGGAAAGAGGTTATCCTAAAGATTCAGGGAGAAGATGTTGAAGTGGACAGGAGGATACTTGCAGAGATTAAAGACCCGTTAATCCATATTATAAGAAACTGTATTGACCATGGAATTGAATATCCCGCAGTAAGGGAGGCAAACAACAAAGATAGAACAGGTACTATTTCAATTAATATATCACTTAAGGAGAACAGTAAGGTTGAGATTATTATTTCTGATAACGGTAAAGGTATTGATATTGAGAAGATTAAGGGAACGTCCATTAAAAATGGACTAATCTCAAGGGAGACTGCTGAAAGTCTGAATGATGAAGATGCATTATCCTTTATCTTTCATTCAGGGTTTTCAACCTCTCCGTTGATTACCTCAATATCAGGCAGGGGGCTTGGTCTCGCTATTGTACGAGAGAAGATAGATAATCTCAGCGGGACTGTAACAGTAAAATCTGAGTTAAATTCCGGTACTGCATTTTCAATAATAATCCCTGTTACTCTTGCCACATTCCGGGGGATTCTGATACGTGTTAATGACCAAGTATTTATTGTCCATTCAAATAATGTTTTAAAGGTAATGATGATAAAAAAGGATGAAATAAAGACAGTAGAAAACAGGGAGTGCATAGTGTATAATAGCCGACCTGTATCGTATGTACGGCTTAAAGATATACTTCAGATTGATACGGGAAAAAGTATCCGGCCCAAGTCGGAATACGTTACAGTCTTGATATTAAAAGGTATGGATATAAATATTGCGGCCGGTGTTGATGAGATAATTGAAGAGTCAGAGGTATTGGTTAAAAATCTCGGAACACAGCTTGTACGTGTAAGAAATGTCTCAGTCGCCGCAATCATGGGGACAGGCAGGACTGTTCCGGTTCTCAATGTTAGTGACCTGATAAGGACTGCCTTAAAAAATGCTGTAAGTGCACTGCCGGTATATCCTGTAATGACAACAGAGGTTGAAACAGAAAAGTTGTCAATCCTTGTTGCAGAGGATTCGATAACATCCCGAATCCTGTTAAAAAATATCCTTGAATCCGCAGGATATAATGTCAGGACAGCAGTAGATGGTGTTGATGCCATAACAATGCTCAAGACAGAGGATTTTGACCTTGTAGTATCCGATATTGAAATGCCCCGCATGGATGGATTCGGCCTCTGCTCAAAGATACGCAGTGATAAAAAACTTGCTGAACTTCCTGTAGTATTAGTAACAGCCCTCGAGACAAGAGAAGACCGTGAAAAAGGCATCAGCGTTGGGGCTAATGCATATATAGTGAAGAGCAGTTTTGATCAGAGTAATTTGATTGAAGTGATTAGAAGGCTGATATAA
- a CDS encoding purine-binding chemotaxis protein CheW has product MNESYENKSSQTPYILVFTLDDLLFALRTSSVERTIRMVEITPLPKAPEIVLGIINVQGLIVPVVNIRNRFQLPDKESGLTDSIIIVSTGVRKLGIVVDTVKDVIELDESKIVSPPDIINGIEHVEGILKLEDGMVLIHDINKFLSLEEGYAIDKAIVNSE; this is encoded by the coding sequence ATGAACGAATCCTATGAAAATAAATCTTCTCAAACCCCATATATTTTAGTATTTACACTTGATGACCTCCTGTTTGCCCTGCGAACATCCTCTGTTGAAAGAACAATCCGTATGGTTGAGATAACCCCTTTACCTAAGGCACCTGAGATAGTCCTTGGAATTATAAACGTTCAGGGATTAATAGTCCCTGTAGTAAATATCAGAAACCGCTTCCAACTTCCTGATAAGGAATCAGGATTAACTGATTCAATTATTATTGTAAGCACCGGCGTAAGGAAGCTTGGGATCGTTGTGGATACAGTTAAAGATGTCATTGAACTCGATGAATCCAAGATAGTTTCTCCACCGGATATTATTAATGGTATTGAACATGTTGAGGGCATCCTGAAACTTGAAGACGGCATGGTACTGATACATGATATTAATAAGTTTTTGTCATTAGAAGAAGGGTATGCTATTGATAAAGCAATAGTGAATAGTGAATAG
- the cheB gene encoding chemotaxis-specific protein-glutamate methyltransferase CheB has protein sequence MGLTKENILPEQHKKINVLIVEDSAVVREYLKHILESDPKLHVMGMAEDGEEAVNFVSDNKPDVITMDVNMPDMNGLAATRKIMEINPVPIIIVSASFSHRDVERSFKAIQAGAIAVVEKPPGPGNPRYEHTASELIQTVKLMSEVKVVKRWNKSKIISTLVSTAKPHPHPNPLPEGEGIEGDPCYSLPFKGRDRVGMGSSPVPHNDIKLIAIGASTGGPPVLLRVLSGLHAGFPVPILIVQHIAMGFLRGLVEWLGNNIELPVVIASDGERIKPGTIYFAPEDLHLGVDKGKRISLSDASPENGIRPSVSYLFRSAFNAYGGSAAGILLTGMGRDGAEELCLMRYSGALTIAQDKESSVVHGMPGEAIRLGGAAQVLPPERIAALLEKIGREA, from the coding sequence ATGGGGTTAACAAAGGAGAACATCTTGCCGGAACAACACAAAAAAATAAACGTACTGATTGTGGAAGACTCGGCTGTGGTGCGGGAATATTTAAAACATATACTGGAATCTGACCCGAAATTGCATGTAATGGGGATGGCTGAAGACGGTGAAGAGGCTGTTAATTTTGTTAGCGATAACAAACCGGATGTAATCACTATGGATGTTAATATGCCCGACATGAACGGTCTTGCAGCAACCAGAAAGATTATGGAGATAAATCCGGTTCCCATAATCATTGTAAGCGCCAGTTTCAGCCATCGGGATGTTGAAAGGTCATTTAAGGCCATACAGGCAGGTGCCATTGCAGTTGTGGAGAAACCTCCGGGGCCCGGTAATCCCAGATACGAACATACCGCGAGTGAACTGATACAGACTGTGAAACTTATGTCTGAGGTAAAGGTTGTAAAAAGGTGGAACAAAAGTAAGATAATATCAACCTTAGTATCCACGGCGAAACCCCACCCTCACCCTAACCCTCTCCCTGAGGGAGAGGGAATAGAAGGGGATCCTTGTTATTCCCTCCCCTTCAAGGGGAGGGATAGGGTGGGGATGGGGTCATCTCCAGTTCCTCATAACGACATCAAGCTCATTGCCATCGGTGCCTCTACCGGCGGGCCGCCGGTGCTTCTAAGAGTACTTTCCGGACTTCATGCAGGATTTCCTGTTCCAATACTTATTGTCCAGCACATTGCAATGGGTTTTCTCAGAGGTTTAGTTGAATGGCTGGGAAACAATATTGAACTTCCCGTAGTTATTGCTTCAGATGGAGAGCGTATAAAACCGGGAACAATATATTTTGCCCCTGAGGACCTTCATCTGGGTGTAGATAAGGGAAAAAGGATTTCCTTGAGTGATGCCTCTCCGGAAAACGGCATAAGGCCGTCAGTATCTTATCTCTTCCGTTCTGCATTTAATGCTTATGGAGGAAGTGCCGCAGGCATACTGCTTACAGGGATGGGAAGGGATGGGGCTGAAGAGCTTTGTCTGATGAGATACAGCGGGGCATTAACTATTGCTCAGGATAAAGAAAGCTCTGTTGTGCATGGGATGCCCGGCGAGGCAATAAGGCTCGGCGGGGCTGCACAAGTGCTTCCGCCGGAGAGGATAGCGGCGTTGCTGGAGAAGATTGGGAGAGAGGCGTGA
- a CDS encoding chemotaxis protein CheR, producing the protein MPLISPDILSRLSEFITSATGLSFTETQLPELERRMGTATVEFGFNNTEAFISWLLSTTLTKKNIETLASHLTVGETYFFRDSMSFKVLEETILPQIIHEKLNAKHGNEKHLRIWSAGCSTGEEPYSIAILLNRTIPDIKNWNITILATDINTKFINRASEGIYGEWSFRETPDWIKERYFRNKAGGKYEILPFIKKMVTFSYLNLADDIYPSLLNNTNAMDLIFSRNVLMYLTDECSGKVINGFANSLVEGGFLFSSPTDPVRTLSARFTTINFPEVILYKKGVRVKAEGGQGAEARSQKLEVRYDESEARSKKSEVRYDESEERSKKSEARSKMVEEIKTEEISLPFKGRGRVGMVLEEASSLFKSGQYSEAINELCKLISHEYDNPEAYPLIIRAYANQGMLDEALVWCKKAVSEEVVNPAYHYLTATVLLEKGRTEEAVRSLKNALYLDPRFVIPYFLLGNIMLIKGNIKSANKYFKNASDLSSSLNPDEVLPESDGMTAGRMVEIVGALVQ; encoded by the coding sequence ATGCCGTTGATTTCCCCTGACATTCTTTCACGATTAAGTGAATTTATTACATCAGCAACAGGTCTTAGCTTTACCGAGACTCAACTGCCTGAGCTTGAGAGGAGGATGGGGACTGCAACTGTTGAGTTTGGTTTTAATAATACAGAAGCCTTTATTTCATGGCTCCTGTCAACCACACTGACAAAGAAAAATATAGAAACCCTTGCAAGCCACCTTACTGTTGGAGAGACATATTTTTTCAGGGACAGCATGAGTTTTAAGGTGTTGGAAGAGACTATACTGCCCCAAATAATACATGAGAAATTAAATGCTAAACATGGGAATGAAAAACACCTGAGGATTTGGAGTGCCGGATGTAGTACAGGTGAAGAGCCTTATTCAATAGCAATACTACTTAACAGGACGATACCGGATATTAAAAACTGGAATATAACAATACTCGCAACTGATATAAATACTAAATTTATTAATAGGGCATCTGAAGGGATATACGGCGAATGGTCATTTCGTGAGACCCCTGACTGGATTAAAGAAAGATATTTTAGGAACAAGGCCGGAGGGAAGTATGAGATATTACCATTTATTAAGAAGATGGTAACCTTTTCATATCTTAATCTTGCGGATGATATATACCCATCCCTGCTGAATAATACAAATGCCATGGACCTGATATTTTCCCGCAATGTACTTATGTACCTGACTGATGAATGTTCAGGGAAGGTAATCAATGGATTTGCAAACTCATTAGTTGAGGGCGGGTTTTTGTTTTCCAGCCCAACAGACCCGGTCAGGACATTATCAGCAAGATTCACTACGATTAATTTTCCAGAGGTGATTCTTTACAAGAAAGGAGTCAGGGTAAAGGCTGAGGGTGGGCAGGGAGCAGAAGCAAGAAGTCAGAAGTTAGAAGTAAGATATGATGAGTCAGAAGCAAGAAGTAAGAAGTCAGAAGTCAGATATGATGAGTCAGAAGAAAGAAGTAAGAAGTCAGAAGCAAGAAGTAAGATGGTAGAAGAAATAAAAACGGAGGAAATTTCCCTCCCCTTCAAGGGGAGGGGTAGGGTGGGGATGGTTTTAGAAGAAGCCTCCTCCCTTTTCAAATCCGGCCAATACTCAGAAGCGATTAATGAACTATGCAAGCTCATATCTCATGAATATGACAACCCTGAGGCATATCCTTTAATTATACGGGCTTATGCAAATCAGGGCATGCTTGATGAGGCATTAGTGTGGTGTAAAAAGGCGGTATCGGAAGAGGTAGTGAACCCGGCATATCATTATCTGACAGCCACGGTACTTTTGGAGAAGGGCAGGACTGAGGAGGCTGTAAGGTCATTAAAGAATGCTCTCTACCTTGACCCAAGGTTTGTGATTCCATACTTTCTGCTTGGAAACATAATGCTGATTAAAGGAAATATTAAATCCGCAAATAAGTATTTTAAAAATGCCTCAGACCTGTCATCATCATTAAACCCGGATGAAGTGCTTCCGGAGTCTGATGGAATGACGGCGGGGAGGATGGTGGAGATTGTTGGGGCATTGGTACAGTGA
- a CDS encoding response regulator, whose translation MGLYGDEIQGINNLQERDTEMDDKNYILIVEDSPTQAQQVETILCFLDHPCKTAGSAKEALEFIKKQKPLIVVADILMPEMDGYELCRRIKGNFETRHIPVVLLTRLSEPRDIIKGLECGADDFIIKPYNEEIILTRIQTVLSLRQKQEAASKQENILIVEDSPTQAEQIKFLLEEEGYSVLTASNGAEGFEIAKEVGPSLIISDIIMPVMDGFELANKIKNDDALKNTPIIFLTSLQDSKLLVQKVSVVADGFFTKPFDENYLLSKIQFLIAASQHRLEDMQLKGIEINFWGEWFVINAGFRQVVNFLLSTYEGAIRQNSDLVYMQRELQQLNQQLESKVLERTEKLKSSEENFRALAENSGDGILIAKAPDVFIYANHRMSVLTGYSESELMNMPCKDIIIPADADKISAKCKKMMMTGKPFSEQFETSILSKDNIEIPIEITTSGTIWEGEPAIMIFFRDVTDRKKRVEDIIRKDKLESVGVLAGGIAHDFNNLLTGILGNISMVLMEIVNDKKNYSLLADAEKATLRARDLTWQLLTFSKGGAPLKEASYINELIEESAMFALRGSKIICNFSLHDDLRLVEVDKGQFSQVINNLVLNAKQAMINGGTLSISAENTEVRVTDNLPLDPGRYVKISVKDTGTGIPKDILPMIFDPYFTTKVGGSGLGLASVYSIVKNHEGYITVESNPGEGTVFYIYLPVSLQKAPVVKHAEEQFLHGTGRVLIMDDEEIIRELTEEMLKKLGYDVVSAKDGREAIELYKNAMHTGSPFSAVIMDLTVPGGMGGAVAIKKLIEEDPSVKAIVSSGYSNDIMIAEYKKYGFSGFIVKPYRFSDLSRVVHEVITGIRV comes from the coding sequence ATGGGGTTATATGGAGATGAAATACAGGGCATTAATAATCTACAGGAAAGGGATACTGAAATGGACGATAAAAATTATATCTTAATCGTTGAAGACAGCCCTACGCAGGCACAGCAGGTGGAAACAATTCTTTGTTTTCTTGATCATCCCTGCAAGACAGCCGGTAGTGCAAAGGAGGCGCTTGAATTCATAAAAAAACAAAAGCCGCTGATTGTTGTTGCAGATATACTGATGCCTGAGATGGATGGTTATGAACTCTGCCGCAGGATTAAAGGAAATTTTGAAACCAGACATATCCCGGTTGTCCTCCTTACACGTCTTTCTGAGCCAAGGGATATAATCAAAGGACTTGAGTGCGGGGCTGATGATTTTATTATAAAACCATATAATGAAGAGATTATTCTGACACGAATACAGACTGTACTCTCTCTCAGACAAAAACAGGAGGCTGCTTCTAAACAGGAAAATATACTTATTGTTGAAGATAGCCCCACACAGGCAGAGCAGATAAAGTTTTTACTCGAAGAAGAAGGCTATTCAGTATTAACAGCCTCAAACGGGGCAGAGGGGTTTGAGATTGCAAAAGAGGTAGGACCTTCACTTATTATCTCTGACATTATTATGCCGGTTATGGACGGTTTTGAATTGGCCAATAAGATTAAAAATGATGACGCCCTGAAAAATACACCAATAATTTTTTTAACATCATTACAGGACAGTAAGCTTTTAGTGCAAAAGGTCTCTGTTGTAGCTGATGGTTTCTTTACCAAGCCTTTTGACGAAAACTATCTCTTATCCAAGATCCAGTTTCTTATCGCTGCTTCACAGCACAGGCTTGAAGACATGCAATTAAAGGGTATTGAGATAAACTTCTGGGGGGAATGGTTTGTAATAAATGCCGGTTTCAGGCAGGTAGTAAATTTTCTCCTCTCAACTTATGAAGGAGCCATCCGCCAGAACAGTGACCTTGTATATATGCAGAGGGAACTGCAACAGCTAAATCAACAGCTTGAGTCAAAGGTTCTGGAACGTACAGAGAAACTCAAATCCTCAGAAGAAAATTTCAGGGCACTTGCGGAGAATTCAGGAGACGGCATCTTAATAGCCAAAGCACCGGATGTTTTTATATATGCTAATCATCGTATGTCTGTTTTAACCGGATACAGTGAATCTGAACTGATGAATATGCCATGTAAGGATATTATTATTCCTGCTGATGCAGATAAAATATCTGCGAAATGCAAAAAGATGATGATGACAGGGAAACCCTTCTCTGAGCAGTTTGAGACATCTATCCTTTCAAAAGATAACATAGAAATACCCATAGAGATAACTACATCAGGGACTATCTGGGAGGGTGAGCCTGCTATTATGATATTCTTCCGGGATGTTACAGATCGAAAGAAGAGAGTTGAAGATATTATAAGAAAGGACAAGCTTGAATCAGTAGGTGTCCTTGCCGGCGGCATTGCACATGACTTTAACAACCTCCTTACCGGTATCCTCGGCAATATCTCAATGGTACTGATGGAGATCGTAAATGATAAAAAGAATTACAGCCTGTTGGCTGATGCTGAAAAGGCAACATTAAGGGCAAGGGATTTGACATGGCAGTTGTTAACTTTTTCCAAAGGCGGGGCACCCTTAAAAGAGGCATCTTATATTAATGAACTCATTGAAGAATCCGCCATGTTTGCATTAAGGGGTTCAAAGATAATTTGTAATTTCTCATTGCATGATGATCTGCGGCTTGTTGAAGTGGATAAGGGACAATTCAGCCAGGTCATCAATAATCTTGTTTTAAATGCAAAACAGGCGATGATTAATGGCGGGACTTTATCTATATCTGCGGAAAATACAGAGGTCAGGGTTACAGACAACCTTCCGTTAGATCCGGGCAGATATGTAAAGATTAGTGTTAAAGATACAGGGACAGGTATACCTAAAGATATTCTCCCCATGATATTTGACCCTTATTTCACAACCAAGGTAGGCGGATCCGGTCTCGGGCTTGCATCTGTATATTCAATAGTAAAAAATCATGAGGGTTACATTACTGTTGAGTCAAATCCTGGTGAAGGAACAGTATTCTATATATATCTTCCTGTATCTTTACAGAAAGCCCCTGTTGTAAAACATGCGGAAGAACAGTTCCTGCATGGAACAGGCAGGGTTTTGATTATGGATGATGAGGAGATTATCAGAGAGCTTACAGAAGAGATGCTGAAGAAACTTGGGTATGACGTAGTATCCGCAAAAGACGGGCGTGAAGCAATAGAGCTATATAAAAATGCTATGCATACAGGCTCACCATTTAGTGCAGTAATAATGGATCTGACAGTCCCCGGAGGAATGGGCGGCGCTGTTGCTATAAAGAAACTCATAGAAGAAGACCCTTCAGTTAAAGCCATAGTCTCAAGCGGTTATTCAAATGACATAATGATTGCTGAGTATAAGAAATACGGTTTCAGCGGCTTCATAGTAAAACCATACCGCTTCTCAGACCTAAGCAGGGTAGTGCATGAGGTGATTACCGGAATAAGAGTATAA
- a CDS encoding methyl-accepting chemotaxis protein → MKWFIDLSTRTKLLLSFGLGIILLIVVIMFSIKGIARVEDREKETVKHEFANTTDLLTLMSYENEVRVGLLSMMAVNDETGRGKWHQLIKERSSQIGKLMYRLTERNKDTPEDQSMLNELSDIRGAFTQTRDNEIVPLIYDKKIDQARRLAMGIQAERYEKMKAITTELLKMENERVKLHLSESEQETARTKSIFYTAGVIAIVASIIMVFFWNSIIARPLKELSETAEKVSSGDLTVSFPLNGRLDEVGVLMRIFRTMIERMQRQTRDISESVSVLASSSNEIASTTAQLAAGTEQTAIAVTETTTTVEEVKQTVNMASEKAKNVSAVAQNAVQFSQNGMRLVGETIDGINNIKSQMDYIAETIVKLSEHSQAIGEIIAAVDDIAEQSNLLAVNAAIEATKVGEYGKGFIVVAQEIKSLAEQSKQATRQVRIILNDIQKSNTAAVMATEKGAKAVEAVVKQSSNTGNAIQELSKGITEASQSAIQIAASSQQQLIGMDQVALAMNNIKQATTQNAASTRQVELTMRTLQEVGQRLKTLVDYYRVS, encoded by the coding sequence ATGAAGTGGTTTATTGATCTCTCCACACGCACCAAGCTGTTATTGAGTTTTGGACTCGGCATTATCTTGTTGATCGTAGTCATCATGTTTTCAATAAAAGGTATTGCAAGGGTTGAAGACCGGGAGAAGGAGACAGTTAAACATGAGTTCGCAAATACTACCGACCTACTGACTCTCATGTCTTATGAAAATGAGGTCAGGGTCGGTTTGCTTTCAATGATGGCGGTTAATGATGAAACCGGAAGGGGAAAATGGCATCAACTCATAAAGGAACGCTCCAGTCAGATCGGGAAGTTGATGTACAGGCTTACAGAAAGAAATAAGGACACACCGGAAGACCAGAGTATGCTTAATGAATTAAGCGACATTAGGGGTGCATTCACACAGACAAGGGATAATGAGATTGTCCCTCTGATATATGATAAGAAGATTGATCAGGCAAGGAGACTTGCTATGGGGATTCAGGCTGAACGATATGAAAAGATGAAGGCTATTACAACAGAACTCCTGAAAATGGAAAATGAAAGGGTAAAACTGCATTTATCTGAATCAGAACAGGAGACAGCAAGGACAAAGAGTATCTTTTACACAGCCGGTGTTATAGCAATCGTTGCAAGCATTATCATGGTATTTTTCTGGAACAGTATAATCGCAAGGCCGTTAAAAGAGTTATCAGAAACGGCTGAAAAGGTCTCTTCCGGTGACCTTACTGTAAGTTTTCCCCTTAATGGAAGACTTGATGAGGTTGGTGTTTTAATGCGCATCTTCCGTACAATGATAGAGCGGATGCAGAGACAAACAAGGGATATCTCAGAATCAGTCAGCGTCCTTGCATCCTCATCTAATGAGATTGCGTCAACAACTGCACAGCTTGCAGCAGGTACTGAACAGACTGCCATAGCTGTCACAGAGACCACCACTACAGTGGAAGAGGTTAAACAGACAGTTAATATGGCATCTGAGAAGGCAAAGAATGTTTCAGCAGTTGCACAGAATGCAGTACAGTTTTCTCAAAACGGCATGAGACTTGTGGGCGAGACTATAGATGGGATCAACAATATTAAATCCCAGATGGACTATATTGCTGAGACTATTGTTAAACTCAGTGAACACAGTCAGGCCATTGGAGAGATTATTGCTGCGGTGGATGATATAGCGGAACAGTCCAATCTCCTTGCAGTAAATGCCGCTATTGAGGCAACAAAGGTGGGGGAATACGGCAAGGGTTTTATTGTTGTTGCACAGGAGATAAAGAGCCTTGCAGAGCAGTCCAAACAGGCTACCAGACAGGTAAGGATAATACTTAATGATATACAGAAATCAAACACAGCCGCGGTGATGGCTACAGAGAAGGGGGCTAAGGCTGTGGAGGCTGTGGTCAAGCAATCCTCCAACACAGGCAATGCAATACAGGAACTTTCAAAAGGTATTACTGAAGCCTCACAATCTGCTATACAAATAGCCGCATCAAGCCAACAGCAGTTGATAGGCATGGACCAGGTAGCACTTGCAATGAATAACATCAAACAGGCAACAACACAGAACGCCGCAAGCACAAGACAGGTCGAATTGACAATGCGCACACTGCAGGAGGTCGGGCAGAGATTGAAGACGCTAGTGGATTATTACAGGGTGAGTTGA
- a CDS encoding purine-binding chemotaxis protein CheW — protein sequence MPTINWTEIYNRLEAVNKAIESGFSQSGEERAVILKKRAEALARESEEKTAEGEYIEVVEFVLAYERYAIQTSYVREIIVLNELIRIPCTPLFTAGIINLRGEIISVIDLKRFFDLPAKGISYLNKVIILHNEEMEFGILADSITGVRNLNMNEIEPKLPTLTGIREEYLKGITRDQVVFIDAEKLLTDKKMIIDETV from the coding sequence ATGCCAACAATAAACTGGACTGAAATATACAATCGTCTTGAAGCAGTAAATAAAGCCATTGAGAGCGGATTCAGCCAATCAGGAGAGGAACGGGCTGTCATCCTTAAAAAGAGGGCTGAGGCCCTTGCAAGGGAGTCTGAGGAAAAGACTGCAGAAGGTGAATATATTGAGGTTGTTGAATTTGTGCTGGCTTATGAAAGATATGCAATTCAGACAAGCTATGTACGGGAGATTATTGTACTGAACGAGCTTATCAGAATACCCTGCACGCCCTTGTTTACAGCAGGGATAATCAATCTCAGGGGAGAGATAATCTCTGTGATAGATTTAAAGAGATTTTTTGACCTCCCTGCCAAAGGGATCTCTTACCTGAATAAGGTTATAATACTTCATAATGAAGAAATGGAGTTTGGGATACTTGCAGACTCAATCACAGGTGTCCGTAATCTGAATATGAATGAAATTGAACCAAAATTGCCCACACTGACAGGGATTAGAGAAGAATATCTAAAAGGCATTACAAGAGATCAGGTTGTGTTTATTGATGCAGAGAAACTCTTAACTGATAAAAAGATGATCATAGATGAAACGGTATGA